From a single Drosophila sulfurigaster albostrigata strain 15112-1811.04 chromosome 3, ASM2355843v2, whole genome shotgun sequence genomic region:
- the LOC133846062 gene encoding ubiquitin fusion degradation protein 1 homolog — MFHFSGFNMMFPDAGRNFQATYKCFSVSMLPGNERSDVEKGGKIIMPPSALDTLTRLNVEYPMLFKLTNRKKSRTSHAGVLEFVADEGKCYLPYWMMHNLLLEEGDILNIESVSLQVATFSKFQPHSTDFLDITNPKAVLENALRNFACLTKGDVIAIKYNKKVYELCVLETRPGNAVSIIECDMNVEFEAPVGYKEHTAPQAGNNQSGSQTAGGSNSNEPADGGTVLEEVVETFQGSGVRLDGKKKKDSQLETPVLKKILPRGVPDYEFQFGLLRFDRSIRPISDRGQDDGESAGEAAAAGEADSFHGTGFSMKKSRK, encoded by the exons ATGTTCCACTTTAGTGGCTTCAACATGATGTTCCCCGACGCTGGTCGCAACTTCCAGGCCACTTACAAATGCTTCTCAGTGTCGATGCTGCCAGGCAACGAACGATCCGATGTGGAAAAAGGCGGAAAAA TCATAATGCCACCCTCAGCGCTGGACACGCTGACGCGTCTCAATGTCGAGTATCCGATGCTATTCAAGCTGACAAATCGCAAGAAATCGAGGACTTCGCATGCCGGCGTCCTCGAGTTTGTGGCGGACGAAGGCAAGTGCTATTTGCCCTACTGGATGATGCACAATCTGCTGCTGGAGGAGGGCGACATACTGAACATCGAGAGCGTCTCGCTGCAGGTTGCGACTTTCTCCAAGTTCCAGCCGCACTCCACCGACTTTCTGGACATCACCAATCCCAAGGCGGTACTGGAGAATGCGCTGCGCAATTTTGCCTGCCTGACCAAGGGCGATGTCATTGCGATCAAGTACAACAAAAAGGTCTACGAACTGTGTGTGCTGGAAACGCGACCTGGCAACGCGGTCAGCATCATTGAGTGCGACATGAACGTGGAGTTCGAGGCACCCGTTGGCTACAAGGAGCACACGGCCCCACAGGCGGGCAACAATCAGTCGGGCAGCCAAACAGCTGGCGGCAGTAACAGCAACGAACCCGCCGATGGTGGAACTGTGCTCGAGGAGGTGGTCGAAACGTTCCAGGGCTCTGGGGTGCGACTCGATgggaaaaagaagaaggatAGTCAACTGGAAACGCCGGTGCTGAAGAAGATCTTACCACGCGGCGTGCCCGACTATGAATTCCAATTTGGTCTGTTGCGATTCGATCGCAGCATTCGACCAATCAGTGATCGTGGACAGGATGATGGCGAAAGTGCTGGAGaggcggctgctgctggcgaAGCAGATAGCTTCCATGGCACTGGCTTCTCCATGAAGAAGTCGCGCAAATAG
- the LOC133846122 gene encoding sodium-dependent phosphate transporter 2, which yields MESFSPDLLWMVVIGFLIAFVLAFGIGANDVANSFGTSVGSGVLTIRQACVLATICEISGAVLIGYKVSDTMRKGILEVGLYEGSEEVLMLGCVAALASSAVWLLVATFLKLPISGTHSIVGSTIGFSLVARGVQGLKWSTLGTIVGSWFISPVMSGIVSILLFLAIRRFILRAKEPLKAGFRSLPIFYGVTFFINVISVVLDGPKLLYMDNIPTWIALTASVGLSLVVALLTQLVVVPLQRRSIAKQLRAQNPVKFNFEDSVESSPSGSPKKQRRPLSLVSEGKPLPAIAEITELVSLSDNSPKTFKLAPFGLAAKNNNAPAEDYKINPELIRKAEDLLGKASLDNTDLTVTSLNYIDEQHQLQQQQNGRKLQECFKRIQSPKEEHKQTQSQVASGAAATPTGATAAAGNNNLQVVESGGSLDLMISSTLSPNSSKVPLIESKEALHEQEEEFKREAGRRASSGEETQEVSMLFSFLQILTATFGSFAHGGNDVSNAIGPLIALYMIYREGSVMQRAESPIYILIYGGVGISVGLWLWGRRVIETIGNDLTKITSSTGFTIEIGAAITVLLASKIGLPISTTHCKVGSVVFVGHVSAAGRKKQQDHQQQGEQQQQAAEATGQPMEDGSVDWHLFRNIAYAWIVTVPVTALLSAGMMYVLCAVAVDDMGQV from the exons ATGGAGAGCTTCTCGCCAGATTTGCTTTGGATGGTCGTTATCGGCTTTCTCATTGCATTCGTTTTGGCCTTTGGCATCGGCGCCAACGATGTGGCCAACTCCTTCGGCACTAGCGTGGGATCCGGCGTTCTAACCATACGACAAGCCTGCGTTTTGGCCACCATCTGTGAGATTTCGGGAGCCGTTTTAATAG GCTACAAGGTGTCGGACACGATGCGCAAGGGAATCCTTGAGGTGGGTCTCTACGAAGGCTCCGAGGAGGTGCTGATGCTGGGCTGTGTAGCGGCGCTAGCGAGCAGCGCCGTTTGGCTGCTGGTGGCCACGTTCCTCAAGTTGCCCATATCGGGTACGCACAGTATTGTTGGCTCCACCATTGGATTCTCTCTGGTTGCACGTGGCGTGCAGGGTCTCAAGTGGTCAACGCTGGGCACCATCGTGGGCTCGTGGTTCATATCGCCGGTGATGAGCGGCATTGTGAGCATTCTGCTCTTTCTGGCCATACGTCGTTTCATTCTGCGTGCCAAGGAACCACTCAAGGCTGGCTTTCGATCACTGCCTATTTTCTATGGCGTCACGTTCTTCATCAATGTGATTAGTGTGGTTCTGGATGGACCCAAAT TGCTCTATATGGACAACATACCCACTTGGATAGCATTAACGGCCAGCGTGGGCTTGTCCCTGGTGGTGGCGCTGCTGACGCAGCTGGTCGTGGTGCCTTTGCAACGCCGTTCCATTGCCAAACAGCTCAGGGCACAGAATCCAGTCAAGTTCAATTTCGAGGACTCTGTGG AATCATCGCCTTCTGGCAGCCCCAAGAAGCAACGCCGTCCACTTTCGCTGGTCAGCGAGGGAAAACCATTGCCAGCCATTGCCGAAATCACCGAACTCGTTTCGCTCAGCGACAATTCGCCAAAGACCTTTAAGTTGGCGCCATTTGGACTTGCGGCCAAGAATAATAATGCTCCTGCCGAAGACTATAAAATCAATCCCGAGCTCATACGCAAGGCTGAGGATCTGCTGGGCAAGGCTAGCTTGGATAACACCGATCTGACCGTCACCAGTTTGAACTACATCGATGAGCAGcaccagctgcagcaacagcaaaacggTCGCAAGCTACAGGAATGTTTCAAGCGCATCCAGTCACCCAAGGAGGAGCACAAGCAGACGCAGTCGCAGGTGGCAAGCGGAGCAGCGGCAACGCCAACgggagcaactgcagcagctggtAATAATAATCTGCAGGTGGTGGAAAGTGGCGGCAGTTTGGATCTCATGATCAGCTCCACATTGTCGCCCAATTCGAGCAAGGTGCCGCTGATTGAGAGCAAGGAAGCGCTTCAcgagcaggaggaggagttCAAGCGGGAGGCTGGACGGCGTGCCAGCAGTGGCGAGGAAACCCAAGAGGTCTCCATGCTCTTCTCATTCCTGCAGATTCTTACAGCGACTTTTGGCAGTTTTGCGCACGGCGGCAACGATGTGAGCAACGCAATTGGACCGTTAATTGCACTCTATATGATCTATCGTGAGGGTTCGGTCATGCAGCGGGCGGAGAGTcccatttatattttgatctACGGTGGCGTTGGCATCTCCGTGGGTCTGTGGCTGTGGGGACGACGCGTCATTGAGACCATTGGCAACGATCTAACCAAGATCACCTCATCAAC TGGCTTTACTATTGAAATAGGCGCTGCCATCACCGTACTGCTGGCCAGCAAAATTGGTTTGCCCATTTCGACGACACACTGTAAGGTCGGGTCGGTGGTCTTTGTGGGACACGTGAGTGCCGCGGGACGCAAGAAGCAACAGGATCATCAACAGCAGggagaacaacagcagcaggcagctgAAGCAACTGGACAACCCATGGAGGATGGCAGTGTGGATTGGCATCTGTTCCGGAATATCGCATATGCCTGGATAGTCACTGTGCCTGTGACCGCATTGCTCAGCGCTGGAATGATGTATGTGCTCTGTGCCGTGGCTGTGGATGATATGGGTCAGGTCTAA
- the LOC133846063 gene encoding large ribosomal subunit protein uL2m, with amino-acid sequence MQSLTRLLANCTLTLHPQQQRVVAAALQQQQLRTKTKYVEKPKPGAGQQFRRIVHFPEEYTVQPLKITHLAGRDPITGRMVAKGIGGGIKQQYRWIKWVRDGPSEEGATQEERVVELLRDGCRTAKVALVAVGDELKYILATENMREGDILKTSRFIPRIPVRPNEGDAYPLGALPAGTRIHCLEKNPGQPCHLIHAAGTFGTILRKFDDKVVVQLPSKREFAFDRTCMATVGRLSNIEHNKEHVGSAQRMREMGNRPRSGLWKRKEGKHGRKVRRLPPMTTIAPPAAPKEQEIRLTLNL; translated from the exons ATGCAAAGTTTAACTCGCTTGTTAGCCAACTGCACGCTGACGCTGCacccacaacagcaacgcgTCGTTGCCGCAgcgttgcaacaacaacaactgcgtaCAAAGACAAAATACGTAGAGAAACCGAAACCGGGAGCCGGACAACAATTCCGGCGTATTGTGCATTTTCCAGAAGAGTATACTGTGCAACCGCTAAAAATCACACATCTCGCTGGCCGAGATCCCATCACCGGTCGCATGGTGGCCAAAGGCATTGGCGGTGGTATTAAGCAGCAATATCGTTGGATCAAATGGGTACGTGATGGTCCCAGCGAAGAAGGAGCGACGCAAGAGGAGCGCGTTGTGGAGCTGCTGCGCGACGGCTGTCGCACCGCCAAAGTCGCGCTCGTCGCCGTGGGCGATGAGCTCAAGTACATATTGGCCACTGAGAACATGCGTGAGGGCGACATACTGAAGACATCACGCTTCATTCCCCGCATACCAG TGCGTCCCAATGAAGGCGACGCTTATCCGCTGGGCGCCTTGCCGGCGGGCACACGAATTCACTGCCTCGAGAAGAATCCCGGCCAGCCTTGCCATCTGATCCATGCAGCGGGCACCTTTGGCACCATATTGCGAAAATTCGACGACAAGGTTGTGGTGCAATTGCCCTCCAAGCGGGAGTTTGCCTTTGATCGCACCTGCATGGCAACCGTGGGTCGATTGTCTAACATTGAGCACAACAAGGAGCACGTGGGCAGCGCGCAACGCATGCGTGAGATGGGCAATCGACCACGCTCGGGTCTGTGGAAGCGCAAGGAGGGCAAACACGGTCGTAAGGTGCGTCGTTTGCCTCCCATGACAACGATAGCGCCGCCAGCCGCGCCCAAGGAGCAGGAGATTCGTCTGACACtcaatttgtaa
- the LOC133842898 gene encoding accessory gland-specific peptide 70A-like, whose protein sequence is MKIYWALVLTLLGVLSFVNGQQRTTTKPRPRPSTTPFPNRGGTWCKLNSGPFWGGKVC, encoded by the exons ATGAAGATTTATTGGGCACTTGTGTTGACTCTTTTGGGAGTTTTGAGTTTCGTAAATGGACAACAGCGAACAACAACCAAAC CACGACCAAGACCATCAACAACCCCATTCCCGAATCGCG GCGGAACTTGGTGTAAGCTCAACAGTGGCCCCTTCTGGGGTGGCAAGGTGTGTTAG